The Bacilli bacterium genome window below encodes:
- the secG gene encoding preprotein translocase subunit SecG, with product MNLVLKIILIISALALIGIVLLQKGKSAGLSGAISGGAEHLFGKTKARGLDLLLHRLTIVMSVLFLGLSLVISFFTQ from the coding sequence TTGAATTTGGTCTTGAAAATTATTCTGATTATATCGGCATTGGCACTTATTGGTATCGTATTGTTGCAGAAAGGAAAAAGCGCGGGGCTGTCGGGCGCCATTTCCGGCGGTGCCGAGCATTTGTTCGGCAAGACGAAAGCCCGCGGGTTGGACTTGCTTTTGCATCGCTTGACAATTGTAATGTCTGTATTGTTCCTGGGCCTTTCGCTTGTGATTTCCTTTTTCACCCAGTGA
- the eno gene encoding phosphopyruvate hydratase: MTMISDIYAREVLDSRGNPTVEVEVALESGASGRAIVPSGASTGAHEAIELRDGDKSRYLGKGVLKAVGNVNDIIAPEIIGYDALDQVAIDRKMIELDGTPNKGKLGANAILAVSLAVARAAADALAVPLYAYLGGFNAKTLPVPMMNIVNGGAHADNNVDVQEFMILPVGAPTFREALRMGAEVFHNLKAVLKDKGLNTAVGDEGGFAPNLKSNEEAIATIISAIERAGYKPGTDIFLGMDIASTEFFKDGKYHLEGEGKSFTSAEFVDLLASWVDKYPIITIEDGCAEDDWEGWKLLTDRLGSKVQLVGDDLFVTNTTRLSQGIERGIGNSILVKVNQIGSLTETFDAIEMAKRAGYTAVISHRSGESEDSTIADIAVATNAGQIKTGAPSRTDRVAKYNQLLRIEDALASTAQYAGKSAFYNLKNFK, encoded by the coding sequence ATGACAATGATTTCGGACATTTACGCACGTGAAGTGTTGGATTCGCGCGGCAACCCCACCGTCGAAGTGGAAGTGGCGCTCGAGTCGGGAGCAAGCGGGCGGGCAATCGTGCCGTCCGGCGCATCCACCGGCGCACACGAAGCCATAGAGCTTCGGGACGGCGATAAAAGCCGCTATCTGGGAAAAGGTGTGCTGAAAGCGGTCGGCAACGTCAATGACATCATCGCTCCGGAGATCATCGGTTATGATGCGCTTGACCAGGTGGCAATCGACCGCAAGATGATCGAACTCGACGGCACGCCGAACAAAGGCAAGCTGGGCGCCAACGCGATCCTTGCCGTTTCGCTCGCTGTCGCCCGCGCCGCCGCCGATGCGCTTGCCGTTCCGCTTTACGCCTACCTTGGCGGGTTCAACGCCAAGACGCTGCCGGTGCCGATGATGAATATCGTGAACGGCGGCGCGCATGCCGACAACAATGTGGACGTGCAGGAATTCATGATTCTGCCGGTCGGCGCGCCGACATTCCGCGAAGCGCTGCGGATGGGCGCGGAAGTGTTCCACAATTTGAAAGCCGTTTTGAAAGACAAAGGGCTGAACACCGCTGTCGGCGACGAAGGCGGATTCGCCCCCAACCTGAAATCCAACGAAGAGGCGATCGCCACGATTATCAGCGCGATCGAACGCGCCGGTTACAAGCCCGGTACAGATATTTTCCTCGGCATGGATATTGCCTCCACCGAATTTTTCAAAGACGGCAAATACCATCTGGAAGGCGAAGGCAAATCGTTCACGTCGGCGGAATTTGTCGACTTGCTTGCTTCGTGGGTGGACAAGTACCCGATCATCACGATTGAAGACGGCTGCGCGGAAGACGACTGGGAAGGCTGGAAGCTGCTCACTGACCGTCTTGGCAGCAAAGTGCAGCTTGTCGGCGACGACTTGTTCGTTACCAATACGACGCGTCTGTCGCAAGGCATCGAGCGGGGTATCGGCAATTCGATTCTGGTGAAAGTAAACCAAATCGGTTCCTTGACGGAAACATTCGATGCGATCGAGATGGCCAAACGAGCCGGATATACGGCCGTTATATCGCACCGTTCGGGCGAAAGCGAAGACAGCACCATCGCCGACATCGCCGTGGCGACGAACGCCGGACAGATCAAGACGGGTGCGCCTTCCCGCACCGACCGCGTGGCCAAATACAACCAGCTTTTGCGCATCGAGGACGCGCTTGCTTCGACCGCGCAATACGCCGGAAAATCCGCGTTCTACAACCTGAAAAACTTTAAATAA
- the gpmI gene encoding 2,3-bisphosphoglycerate-independent phosphoglycerate mutase, with translation MAAGRPKPVALIILDGFGLRAETQGNAVAQANKPNFDRYWNTYPHTTLTACGEAVGLPEGQMGNSEVGHLNIGAGRIVYQDLTRITKEIREGAFFANETLLKAVRHAKDNGKALHLYGLLSDGGVHSHIGHLYALLDLAKREGLRDVYIHAFLDGRDVAPDSAKYYMEQLLQYINKVGVGKVATVQGRYYAMDRDKRWDRVEKSYRAMVYGEGPHYTDPVKAIVKSYEKSVYDEFVLPTVIVNEAGEPVRLVQSEDAVIFFNFRPDRAIQLSNVFTNKDFSAFDRGPKFPERLHFVCMTLFSETVDGFVAYKPKELDNTLGEVLAQHNLTQLRTAETEKYPHVTFFFSGGRDVKLPGETRVLINSPKVATYDLKPEMSAYELAESTVNEIKKGVHDVIILNFANPDMVGHSGLLEPTIKAVEATDACLGKVVDAIQAQGGVAIIIADHGNADIVRDEQDRPQTAHTLSPVPFIVTDKNVRLKDGGILADVAPSMLTLLGIAQPKEMTGQSMIVERTGPLSI, from the coding sequence ATGGCAGCTGGCAGACCAAAACCGGTCGCGCTCATCATCCTTGACGGTTTCGGACTTCGCGCGGAAACGCAGGGCAATGCGGTGGCGCAGGCGAACAAACCGAACTTCGACCGCTACTGGAACACTTATCCGCATACCACGCTTACCGCTTGCGGCGAAGCCGTGGGGCTTCCCGAAGGGCAAATGGGCAACTCGGAAGTAGGCCATTTGAATATTGGCGCAGGCCGCATCGTGTATCAGGATTTGACCCGAATTACCAAGGAGATCCGCGAGGGCGCATTTTTTGCCAATGAAACGCTGCTCAAGGCTGTCCGCCACGCGAAAGACAACGGCAAGGCGCTGCATCTTTACGGCCTGCTGTCCGACGGCGGCGTACATAGCCATATCGGCCACTTGTATGCCTTGCTTGATCTGGCAAAAAGGGAAGGCTTGCGCGACGTATACATTCACGCGTTTTTGGACGGCCGCGACGTGGCGCCGGACAGCGCAAAATATTATATGGAGCAGTTGCTGCAGTACATCAATAAAGTCGGCGTAGGTAAGGTTGCCACTGTGCAGGGGCGGTACTACGCGATGGATCGCGACAAGCGCTGGGATCGCGTGGAAAAATCGTACCGCGCGATGGTGTACGGCGAAGGCCCGCACTATACCGATCCCGTTAAAGCGATCGTTAAGTCGTATGAAAAGTCGGTTTACGACGAATTTGTCCTGCCGACCGTCATCGTGAATGAAGCGGGCGAGCCGGTCAGACTTGTTCAATCCGAAGACGCCGTCATTTTCTTCAACTTCCGCCCCGACAGGGCGATACAGTTGTCGAATGTGTTTACCAACAAAGACTTTTCGGCGTTCGACCGCGGACCGAAATTTCCCGAGCGTTTGCATTTTGTCTGCATGACGCTGTTCAGCGAAACGGTCGACGGGTTTGTCGCCTACAAGCCGAAGGAGTTGGACAATACGCTGGGCGAAGTGCTGGCGCAGCACAACCTGACGCAACTGCGCACCGCCGAGACGGAAAAATATCCGCACGTCACGTTTTTCTTCAGCGGCGGCCGCGACGTCAAGCTGCCGGGCGAAACCCGCGTTTTGATCAATTCGCCGAAGGTGGCGACATATGACTTAAAGCCGGAGATGAGCGCGTACGAACTTGCGGAGTCGACGGTGAACGAAATCAAAAAAGGCGTCCATGACGTGATCATCCTGAATTTTGCCAATCCGGACATGGTCGGGCATTCGGGACTGCTAGAGCCGACGATCAAAGCGGTGGAAGCAACCGACGCGTGCCTGGGCAAAGTGGTGGACGCCATTCAGGCGCAAGGCGGCGTGGCGATCATTATCGCCGACCACGGCAACGCGGACATCGTCCGCGATGAACAGGACCGCCCGCAGACGGCGCACACGTTAAGCCCCGTGCCGTTTATCGTCACAGACAAGAATGTACGGTTGAAAGACGGCGGCATTTTAGCCGATGTGGCGCCTTCCATGCTCACGTTGCTGGGTATTGCGCAGCCAAAGGAAATGACCGGCCAGTCCATGATAGTGGAAAGAACCGGCCCCCTTTCGATATAA
- the tpiA gene encoding triose-phosphate isomerase, with the protein MRTPIVAGNWKMFKTDKESVDFIQAVKGKAEISGVESVVCAPFTNLSALMAAVKGTTLKVGAQNMHWEESGAFTGEISGPMLQALGVNYVIIGHSERRAYFAETDETVNKKAHAAFKYGLTPIICVGEKLNEREAGKTKDICKTQTEAALAGLTAAQAAKTVIAYEPIWAIGTGKSSTADDANEVIGHIRNVVKNMFGEQTAAAIRIQYGGSVKPGNIREFMRQPEIDGALVGGASLDPASFIQLVEGAK; encoded by the coding sequence GTGCGAACGCCTATTGTTGCAGGCAACTGGAAAATGTTCAAAACGGACAAGGAATCGGTCGATTTCATCCAGGCGGTGAAAGGAAAAGCGGAAATCTCCGGGGTGGAGAGCGTCGTATGCGCGCCGTTTACCAATCTTTCGGCGCTCATGGCTGCTGTTAAAGGCACAACGTTGAAAGTCGGAGCGCAAAATATGCACTGGGAGGAAAGCGGCGCTTTCACCGGCGAAATCAGCGGCCCAATGCTGCAAGCGCTCGGCGTCAACTATGTGATTATCGGCCACTCCGAGCGCAGAGCTTATTTTGCCGAGACGGACGAAACCGTGAACAAAAAGGCGCATGCCGCTTTCAAGTATGGCTTGACCCCGATTATTTGCGTCGGCGAAAAGCTAAACGAGCGCGAAGCGGGAAAGACGAAAGACATTTGCAAAACACAAACGGAAGCGGCGCTAGCCGGATTAACCGCCGCACAGGCGGCTAAAACGGTGATCGCTTACGAACCGATCTGGGCGATCGGCACCGGCAAATCGTCCACGGCCGATGACGCGAATGAAGTGATCGGCCATATCCGCAATGTTGTGAAAAACATGTTTGGCGAGCAAACGGCGGCGGCGATCCGCATTCAGTACGGCGGCAGCGTGAAGCCGGGCAATATCCGCGAATTCATGCGGCAGCCGGAAATCGACGGCGCGCTTGTCGGCGGAGCAAGCCTTGACCCGGCGTCATTCATTCAGCTTGTCGAGGGGGCTAAGTGA
- a CDS encoding phosphoglycerate kinase, with protein sequence MDKKSVRDVNVQGKRVFVRVDFNVPLENGEITDDTRIRETLPTIRYLIGQGAKLILASHLGRPKGKVVEDLRLNPAAKRLSELLGKPVAKADEAIGDNVKAKIAAMQNGDVLVLENVRFYPGEEKNDPELAKAFAELADIYVNDAFGAAHRAHASTEGIAHHLPAVSGLLMEKEIAVLGKALKNPDRPFTAIIGGAKVKDKIDVINNLLQIADNIIIGGGLSYTFLKAQGYEVGKSLVDNEKIDLALDFLRKAQERGVRFMLPVDVVIGDDFSAAANTREVGINQIPADWEALDIGPNTRKLYADVIKQSKLVVWNGPMGVFELEPFANGTKAVAEACAQTAAYTIIGGGDSAAAVEKFRLADKMDHISTGGGASLEFMEGKALPGVVALNDK encoded by the coding sequence ATGGACAAAAAAAGCGTTCGTGATGTGAATGTTCAGGGGAAAAGAGTATTTGTCCGCGTCGATTTCAACGTGCCGTTGGAAAACGGCGAGATCACCGATGATACCCGCATCCGCGAAACGTTGCCGACGATCCGCTATTTGATCGGGCAAGGGGCGAAACTGATTTTGGCGAGCCACCTTGGCCGCCCGAAAGGGAAAGTGGTCGAAGACTTGCGCTTGAATCCGGCAGCCAAGCGGTTGTCCGAATTGTTGGGCAAACCGGTGGCCAAAGCGGACGAAGCAATCGGCGACAACGTGAAAGCGAAGATCGCCGCGATGCAAAACGGCGATGTGCTGGTTTTGGAAAATGTCCGGTTTTATCCCGGCGAGGAGAAGAACGACCCCGAGTTGGCCAAGGCGTTTGCGGAATTGGCGGACATCTACGTGAACGACGCGTTCGGTGCGGCGCACCGGGCGCACGCTTCCACCGAAGGAATCGCCCATCATCTTCCGGCCGTATCGGGGCTGTTGATGGAAAAAGAAATCGCGGTGCTCGGCAAGGCGCTGAAAAATCCGGACCGGCCTTTTACCGCGATTATCGGCGGCGCCAAGGTGAAAGATAAAATTGACGTTATCAACAATTTGCTTCAGATTGCCGACAATATTATAATTGGCGGTGGATTGTCCTATACGTTTTTGAAGGCGCAGGGCTATGAAGTCGGAAAGTCGCTTGTCGACAACGAAAAGATCGACCTTGCGCTCGATTTTCTGCGAAAGGCGCAAGAGCGGGGCGTTCGCTTTATGCTTCCCGTCGATGTGGTGATCGGGGACGACTTCAGCGCCGCGGCCAACACGCGGGAAGTCGGCATTAACCAAATCCCGGCGGATTGGGAAGCGCTCGATATCGGCCCGAACACCCGCAAGCTGTATGCGGACGTTATCAAGCAATCGAAGCTGGTTGTATGGAACGGCCCGATGGGCGTGTTCGAACTGGAACCTTTCGCAAACGGAACGAAAGCGGTGGCCGAGGCTTGCGCGCAAACTGCCGCGTACACCATAATCGGCGGCGGAGATTCCGCGGCGGCGGTCGAGAAATTCCGCCTGGCGGACAAGATGGACCATATCTCCACCGGCGGCGGCGCGTCGCTGGAATTTATGGAAGGCAAGGCGCTGCCCGGCGTGGTGGCTTTGAACGACAAGTAA
- the gap gene encoding type I glyceraldehyde-3-phosphate dehydrogenase — MVKVGINGFGRIGRNVFRAALNNPEIEIVAVNDLTDVKTLTNLLKYDSTHGKIAATVEAGDGAIIVNGKPVKVFAEKDPAQLPWKDYGVEIVIESTGRFTDKDKAAAHLQGGAKKVIISAPATNEDITIVMGVNEDKYDPAKHTVISNASCTTNCLAPFTKVLDDNFGVVRGLMTTVHSYTNDQQVLDLPHKDPRRARSAGQNIIPTSTGAAKAVGLVLPHLKGKLNGMSMRVPTPNVSVVDLVAELRTNVTVDSVNAALKAAAEGALKGILNYSEEPLVSRDYNGDPASSTIDALSTMVVGDNMVKVVSWYDNEWGYSNRVVDLALYIASKGL; from the coding sequence ATGGTTAAAGTAGGGATTAATGGATTTGGCCGTATCGGCCGAAATGTGTTTCGCGCAGCGCTCAACAATCCGGAAATCGAGATTGTCGCCGTCAACGATTTGACAGACGTTAAAACGTTGACAAACCTGTTGAAGTATGATTCCACGCACGGCAAAATCGCTGCAACCGTAGAAGCCGGCGATGGGGCGATCATCGTCAACGGCAAACCGGTCAAAGTATTCGCCGAAAAAGACCCGGCGCAGCTTCCCTGGAAGGATTACGGCGTGGAAATCGTTATCGAATCGACCGGCCGTTTCACCGACAAGGACAAAGCCGCCGCTCACTTGCAAGGCGGCGCCAAGAAAGTAATTATCTCCGCGCCGGCCACCAACGAAGATATTACGATTGTCATGGGCGTGAACGAAGACAAATACGACCCGGCAAAACATACGGTTATTTCCAACGCCTCTTGCACGACGAACTGCCTGGCGCCCTTCACCAAAGTACTGGATGACAATTTCGGCGTTGTCCGCGGTTTGATGACAACTGTTCACTCCTACACAAATGACCAGCAGGTATTGGACTTGCCGCATAAAGACCCGCGCCGCGCCCGTTCCGCCGGTCAAAATATCATCCCGACCTCGACCGGCGCCGCCAAAGCGGTAGGACTTGTGCTGCCGCACTTGAAAGGCAAATTGAACGGCATGTCCATGCGCGTGCCGACGCCGAACGTTTCCGTAGTCGACCTGGTAGCCGAATTGCGGACAAACGTTACGGTTGATTCGGTCAATGCCGCTTTGAAAGCAGCTGCGGAAGGCGCTTTGAAAGGCATTCTGAACTATTCGGAAGAACCGCTTGTATCGAGAGACTACAACGGCGATCCGGCCTCTTCCACGATCGACGCCCTTTCGACCATGGTCGTCGGCGACAATATGGTGAAAGTCGTTTCCTGGTATGACAACGAATGGGGCTATTCCAACCGGGTGGTTGACCTTGCCTTGTATATTGCCAGCAAGGGTCTGTAA
- a CDS encoding sugar-binding domain-containing protein, whose protein sequence is MRTLLDIQKHLLPDLMEVMKKRYEILHLVMLSGTVGRRVLAGSLGISERVLRAEVDFLKVQGLLDIDNSGMRISPAGKRLLQQLEPLIKELFGLTEMEEAIKSRYGLRQVVVVPGDADNSHIAKKELGRAAAGILRKIVEENDVIAVTGGSTMAEVALWLTQTPNMKGNWFVPARGGLGESVEFQANTIASDMAKRTGGQYRMLHVPDHLSEEAYQSLSQEPNIREVVAVIRRARIVVHGIGDAIRMAKRRNSDALTLQKLREEGALAEAFGYYFNRAGQVVHKMQTLGLRLEDIHQTEAVIAVAGGTSKGQAIAAVLRYGRENILVTDEAAAQEIIKANGLS, encoded by the coding sequence ATGAGAACGCTATTGGACATCCAAAAGCATCTCCTGCCTGACTTGATGGAAGTCATGAAAAAGCGCTACGAAATTTTGCATCTGGTCATGCTGTCCGGCACGGTTGGCAGAAGGGTTTTGGCGGGTTCTCTCGGGATCAGTGAACGCGTCTTGCGGGCGGAAGTCGATTTTTTGAAAGTTCAAGGTTTGCTTGACATCGACAACAGCGGCATGCGCATCAGCCCGGCCGGCAAACGGTTGCTGCAACAGTTGGAACCCTTGATCAAGGAATTGTTCGGCTTGACGGAAATGGAAGAAGCGATCAAAAGCCGGTATGGCTTGCGTCAGGTTGTTGTCGTACCGGGCGATGCGGACAATTCCCATATCGCCAAGAAAGAGCTGGGCCGCGCGGCGGCCGGCATTTTGCGGAAGATCGTGGAAGAAAACGACGTAATTGCCGTGACCGGCGGATCGACAATGGCGGAAGTCGCGCTCTGGTTAACGCAAACGCCCAATATGAAGGGGAACTGGTTCGTGCCGGCGCGCGGGGGCCTCGGCGAAAGCGTGGAGTTTCAGGCAAACACCATCGCTTCGGATATGGCGAAGCGAACCGGCGGTCAGTACCGGATGCTGCACGTTCCCGATCATCTGAGCGAAGAAGCTTACCAATCGCTGAGCCAGGAACCCAATATCCGCGAAGTAGTCGCTGTCATCCGCAGAGCCCGGATCGTCGTGCACGGTATCGGCGACGCCATCCGCATGGCGAAACGGCGCAATTCCGACGCGTTGACGCTGCAAAAGCTGCGGGAAGAAGGCGCGTTGGCGGAAGCGTTCGGTTATTACTTCAACCGGGCGGGCCAAGTCGTGCATAAAATGCAGACATTGGGGCTCAGGCTGGAGGACATACACCAAACCGAAGCGGTGATCGCGGTGGCGGGCGGAACCAGCAAAGGCCAGGCAATTGCGGCGGTGCTTCGGTACGGACGCGAAAATATTCTGGTGACGGACGAAGCCGCGGCGCAGGAGATTATCAAGGCAAACGGGTTAAGTTAA
- the clpP gene encoding ATP-dependent Clp endopeptidase proteolytic subunit ClpP codes for MNFVPMVVEQTNRGERSYDIYSRLLKDRIIFLGSAINDVVANTVIAQLLFLTAEDAEKDIHLYINSPGGSVTAGMAIYDTMQFVKPDVSTICVGFAASMGAFLLNAGAKGKRFALPNSEIMIHQPLGGAEGQATDIAIRAKHIMRTRDRLNRILAERTGQPLARIERDTDRDYFMTAYEAKEYGIIDKVIEKV; via the coding sequence ATGAATTTCGTGCCGATGGTCGTTGAACAAACCAACCGCGGAGAAAGATCTTACGACATCTACTCGCGGTTGCTGAAGGACCGGATTATCTTCCTGGGGAGCGCGATCAACGATGTGGTCGCCAATACGGTCATTGCCCAATTGCTGTTTCTGACGGCGGAAGATGCGGAAAAAGATATCCATCTGTACATTAACAGCCCCGGAGGATCGGTTACCGCCGGCATGGCCATTTATGACACGATGCAATTCGTCAAACCCGACGTATCCACAATCTGCGTAGGCTTCGCCGCTTCGATGGGAGCGTTCCTGCTCAATGCCGGGGCAAAAGGCAAACGGTTTGCATTGCCGAACAGCGAGATCATGATTCATCAACCGCTGGGCGGCGCCGAAGGGCAAGCGACGGATATCGCGATTCGCGCCAAACATATCATGCGCACGCGCGACCGCTTAAACCGCATCCTTGCCGAACGGACCGGCCAACCGCTCGCGCGAATCGAACGGGACACGGACCGCGATTACTTTATGACCGCGTATGAAGCGAAAGAATACGGCATTATCGACAAGGTGATCGAAAAAGTCTGA
- a CDS encoding stalk domain-containing protein, with protein sequence MKKNCLAAAVAALLLLAGLIPAYAVSATTTTVVLYIGKPTAFVNNEEVPLTAPPTVANGRTYMDPNFFVGRLPVSVKRDAKAKRIELQVAETSAVLNLTAKLARINGAMVPLGDLAITGPNGAILVQFAWMMKLLKLDYVYEPENGRITITYIIKPDGLIDRATGNSKPVAKFAFGKSTYRIGEPVEIFDYSYDADGEGIVAHEWTGKKDAYFKPGTYPVSLKVQDRKGNWSDVYTKSVTISAEPYVTQEQYPFYFQPPESAIQVDFDTLLEYKSVPSLTVTANADNTRPLLLSDSPETITQFGVLYRDTVDGKARLYAHHMNGMDENIKFAIVATNTSDHEVTVKTTNKGEVYPSIYAALLGHQATLDFQLQDKAEQQLVLPAGSTHFYSLMPDFAPGYGMNAIYDVETDGPVTFRFVAMHPADTLDDVANLPDLPYNNNVRGTFATSRLNWHVDMANMNGPSKLVIGDNSADKFVAGFDAVSQTERVNFGNYGVIYNIHAERPPKMAILLITRGGLYKGPIKINGRLVMVPKSGVLSPYDGLYLLARTDGAEKSLDIEFTPSAGSSLPVNLLFYPLKELD encoded by the coding sequence ATGAAAAAGAACTGTTTGGCCGCGGCGGTTGCCGCTTTATTGCTGTTGGCCGGTCTCATTCCCGCGTATGCCGTGTCGGCGACAACGACAACCGTTGTGTTGTACATCGGCAAGCCGACCGCGTTTGTCAATAACGAAGAAGTGCCGCTTACCGCTCCGCCCACGGTCGCAAACGGCAGGACTTACATGGATCCGAACTTCTTTGTCGGCAGGTTGCCCGTATCGGTGAAGCGCGACGCGAAGGCAAAGCGCATCGAACTGCAAGTGGCCGAAACGAGCGCCGTCCTGAATCTTACGGCAAAGCTGGCGCGCATCAACGGCGCGATGGTGCCTTTGGGCGATCTGGCGATTACCGGCCCAAACGGTGCCATCCTCGTGCAATTCGCCTGGATGATGAAATTGTTGAAGCTTGATTATGTGTATGAACCGGAGAACGGCCGCATCACGATTACGTATATCATCAAACCCGACGGCTTGATTGACCGGGCGACGGGAAATTCCAAACCGGTGGCGAAATTCGCCTTCGGCAAATCCACCTACCGCATCGGAGAACCCGTCGAGATTTTCGATTACAGCTATGACGCGGATGGAGAAGGCATCGTCGCCCACGAGTGGACGGGAAAAAAGGATGCGTATTTTAAACCGGGAACGTACCCGGTGTCATTGAAAGTGCAAGACAGAAAAGGAAATTGGAGCGATGTGTACACCAAAAGCGTCACCATATCCGCTGAACCGTATGTGACGCAGGAACAATATCCTTTTTACTTTCAGCCGCCGGAGTCGGCCATTCAAGTGGACTTCGATACGCTGCTCGAGTATAAAAGCGTGCCGTCGCTAACGGTAACGGCGAATGCGGACAACACAAGGCCGCTATTGCTGAGTGACAGTCCGGAGACGATTACGCAATTCGGCGTTTTATACCGGGATACGGTTGACGGAAAAGCGCGCTTGTACGCCCACCATATGAACGGAATGGATGAGAACATCAAGTTCGCCATTGTCGCAACGAACACTAGCGATCATGAAGTTACGGTGAAAACGACGAATAAAGGGGAAGTGTACCCGTCCATCTATGCCGCTTTGCTTGGCCACCAGGCAACGCTGGACTTTCAGCTGCAGGACAAGGCGGAACAGCAATTGGTTTTGCCGGCCGGTTCCACGCATTTTTACAGCTTGATGCCGGATTTTGCGCCCGGGTACGGCATGAATGCGATTTACGATGTGGAAACGGACGGGCCGGTTACGTTTCGGTTTGTCGCGATGCATCCTGCCGACACGCTTGACGATGTGGCAAATCTTCCGGATTTGCCCTACAATAACAACGTTCGCGGGACGTTCGCCACATCGCGGCTGAATTGGCATGTCGACATGGCGAATATGAATGGTCCGTCCAAATTGGTGATCGGCGACAACAGCGCCGACAAATTCGTCGCCGGGTTTGACGCCGTTTCGCAAACGGAACGCGTCAATTTCGGCAACTATGGAGTTATTTACAATATCCACGCCGAACGGCCGCCGAAAATGGCCATTTTGCTTATTACCCGCGGCGGACTGTACAAAGGCCCGATCAAAATCAACGGCCGGTTGGTGATGGTGCCGAAATCGGGGGTGTTGTCGCCGTATGACGGGCTTTATCTGTTGGCCAGAACCGACGGCGCGGAGAAATCGCTCGACATTGAATTTACGCCGTCCGCAGGCTCCTCGCTGCCGGTAAACCTGTTGTTTTATCCGTTAAAAGAGCTGGATTGA
- a CDS encoding HPr family phosphocarrier protein, with translation MTRRPVVVKLKTGLHARPAALFVQEANKYSSEIFVEKEDKKVNAKSIMGIMSLAISANTEVAISAEGSDEEQAVTALVNLVSKEELDNQ, from the coding sequence ATGACGAGAAGACCTGTTGTCGTGAAATTGAAAACGGGACTTCATGCAAGGCCGGCAGCGCTTTTTGTGCAAGAAGCCAACAAGTATTCGTCGGAGATTTTTGTCGAGAAAGAGGATAAGAAAGTCAATGCCAAAAGCATTATGGGCATTATGAGCCTCGCTATCAGCGCGAATACGGAAGTGGCCATCAGCGCGGAAGGTTCGGACGAGGAGCAAGCTGTAACCGCTTTAGTGAATTTGGTCAGCAAAGAGGAATTGGACAACCAATAA
- the whiA gene encoding DNA-binding protein WhiA, with amino-acid sequence MSFAAETKKELTMIEDEPCCERAELSALIRMNGTVKLSSHQRVVLDISTENAAIARRIFTFIKRMFGIQGELIVSKKMRLKKNNIYAVRIPHRVQEVLAELFIVSEGFQFTPGIDKRIISKPCCKRAYLRGAFLAGGSVNNPEGASYHLEIASMYEEHSRALCGLANRFRLNARCIERKKGFICYMKEGEKIIEFLSIIGAHQALFRFEDVRIMRDMRNSVNRIVNCETANLNKTIGASVRQIENIRLLEKEIGLENLPDKLREVAEIRLTHPDMNLKEVGELLRDKVSKSGVNHRLRKIEEMAEKIRNKESFGK; translated from the coding sequence ATGTCTTTTGCGGCGGAGACAAAAAAAGAATTGACGATGATCGAGGATGAGCCGTGCTGCGAAAGAGCGGAATTGTCCGCGTTAATCCGGATGAACGGAACGGTGAAGTTGTCGTCGCATCAGCGCGTCGTGCTGGATATTTCGACGGAAAACGCGGCGATCGCGCGCCGGATTTTTACCTTTATCAAAAGAATGTTCGGCATTCAGGGCGAATTGATTGTCAGCAAGAAGATGCGGCTGAAGAAAAACAACATTTATGCCGTGCGCATTCCGCATCGCGTGCAGGAAGTGCTGGCCGAGCTGTTCATCGTATCCGAAGGGTTCCAGTTTACGCCCGGCATTGACAAGCGGATCATCAGCAAACCGTGCTGCAAGCGGGCATATCTTCGCGGCGCGTTTTTGGCGGGAGGGTCGGTCAACAATCCGGAGGGAGCTTCTTATCATCTGGAGATCGCCTCGATGTATGAAGAGCATTCCCGCGCATTGTGCGGGCTCGCCAACCGGTTCAGGCTGAACGCCCGCTGCATCGAACGAAAAAAAGGGTTCATCTGCTATATGAAGGAAGGCGAAAAAATTATCGAGTTTTTGAGCATTATCGGCGCCCACCAGGCGTTGTTCCGGTTTGAGGATGTACGGATTATGCGGGATATGCGCAATTCGGTCAACCGCATTGTCAATTGCGAAACGGCGAACCTGAACAAAACGATCGGCGCTTCGGTAAGGCAAATCGAGAACATCCGCCTTCTGGAAAAAGAAATCGGATTGGAGAACCTTCCCGACAAGCTGCGCGAAGTGGCGGAAATACGCCTTACCCATCCGGATATGAATTTGAAGGAAGTCGGCGAGTTGCTGCGCGATAAAGTAAGCAAATCCGGCGTAAACCATCGCTTGCGAAAAATTGAGGAAATGGCCGAAAAGATCCGCAACAAGGAATCATTTGGGAAATAA